In Arthrobacter sp. QXT-31, one genomic interval encodes:
- a CDS encoding bifunctional 4-hydroxy-2-oxoglutarate aldolase/2-dehydro-3-deoxy-phosphogluconate aldolase: MLRLESPGTVSRPAPSAVLRDTRAVAVLRARHASDYAPVIEALQRGGVLSIELTLSTPGVWDELPLLRERFGNSLEIGVGTVTDTSEAQTALELGAAYIVTPVTDPGVIAACVERGVPVYPGGLTPTELHTGWKLGATAVKVFPASTVGAGYVAQLRGPFPDIEVIPSGGVNIEDVPAWIRAGALAVSLGGPLLGDAFKGGDLQDLTARARRVRELIDRTAEQLEAGK; the protein is encoded by the coding sequence ATGCTCCGCCTCGAAAGCCCCGGCACGGTGTCCCGGCCGGCCCCGTCCGCAGTTCTCCGCGACACCCGGGCCGTTGCCGTCCTCCGGGCCCGCCACGCCTCGGATTACGCGCCGGTCATCGAGGCGCTGCAGCGCGGCGGCGTGCTGAGCATCGAGCTCACGCTCAGCACCCCCGGCGTCTGGGACGAACTGCCCCTCCTCCGCGAGCGCTTCGGGAACTCCCTCGAGATCGGCGTCGGCACGGTCACCGACACCTCGGAAGCCCAGACGGCCCTCGAACTGGGGGCGGCCTACATCGTCACACCGGTCACGGATCCCGGCGTCATCGCCGCCTGCGTTGAGCGCGGCGTTCCGGTCTACCCGGGTGGCCTGACCCCCACCGAGCTGCACACCGGCTGGAAACTTGGGGCCACCGCCGTCAAGGTTTTCCCGGCCTCCACTGTCGGCGCCGGCTACGTGGCACAGCTGCGCGGCCCGTTCCCGGACATCGAGGTGATCCCGTCCGGCGGCGTCAACATCGAGGACGTACCTGCGTGGATCAGGGCCGGAGCGCTGGCCGTCAGCCTCGGCGGGCCGCTGCTGGGCGACGCCTTCAAGGGCGGCGACCTGCAGGATCTCACCGCAAGGGCACGGCGAGTGCGCGAGCTGATCGACCGGACCGCGGAACAGCTGGAGGCCGGCAAATGA
- a CDS encoding MFS transporter produces the protein MTTAHVPPGEIDQSKVRKAAVAGLIGTTLELYDFVIYGTASALVFSKLFFPNVSPAAALIASFTTFAVGFLFRPLGGIFFSHFGDRLGRKWILVVTLLLMGGATMAIGVLPTFEQIGLLAPILLCVCRAAQGFGAGAEQSGGATLLTESAAPGTRGKLASLIMVGAAAGTALGALVWIAAQSLAPNDMLTWGWRLVFLSSIFVTVAALIIRRKLDESPVFEEIKQARTEPPAPLKEVARSGKANVLRVILMNFGVSTQSYTIQVFMASYLITVVGTDPKFIPPVLLIGSLCGGVAAVSFGILSDKIGRRRVVSLITGALILFPAPAFMLLTTGSPVAIVMVIIIGFMLACQGVVGVHMSYFPEIFGSRYRYAGVTLGREFSSIIGGGVAPMICAGLLGLFSNSWIPVAVYMSLTMLVSFIATRLSPETLNRDLTDPEDARRDGGVVATPSAAAELAAARTAK, from the coding sequence ATGACCACAGCACACGTCCCCCCAGGGGAAATCGATCAGAGCAAGGTCCGGAAGGCCGCCGTCGCCGGCCTTATCGGCACCACCCTCGAACTGTACGACTTCGTCATCTACGGCACCGCCTCGGCGCTCGTCTTCAGCAAACTGTTCTTCCCCAATGTCTCCCCCGCCGCGGCGCTGATCGCCAGCTTCACCACCTTCGCCGTCGGCTTCCTGTTCCGCCCGCTCGGCGGGATCTTCTTCTCCCACTTCGGTGACCGCCTCGGCCGGAAGTGGATCCTCGTGGTCACCCTGCTCCTGATGGGCGGCGCCACAATGGCCATCGGCGTGCTGCCGACCTTCGAGCAGATCGGCCTGCTCGCCCCGATCCTGCTCTGCGTATGCCGTGCAGCCCAGGGCTTCGGCGCTGGCGCGGAACAGTCCGGCGGCGCAACGCTGTTGACCGAATCCGCAGCCCCCGGCACGAGGGGCAAGCTGGCCTCGCTGATCATGGTCGGCGCCGCTGCCGGCACCGCACTCGGCGCGCTGGTGTGGATCGCCGCCCAGTCCCTGGCCCCGAACGACATGCTGACCTGGGGCTGGCGGCTGGTCTTCCTCTCCAGCATCTTCGTCACCGTCGCCGCCCTGATTATCCGGCGCAAACTCGATGAATCCCCCGTGTTCGAGGAGATCAAGCAGGCCCGCACCGAGCCGCCCGCCCCGCTCAAGGAAGTCGCCAGGAGCGGCAAAGCCAATGTCCTGCGCGTCATCCTCATGAACTTTGGCGTCAGCACGCAGTCCTACACCATCCAGGTGTTCATGGCGTCATACCTGATCACCGTCGTCGGCACGGACCCCAAGTTCATCCCGCCGGTGCTGCTCATCGGTTCACTCTGCGGCGGCGTCGCGGCGGTGTCCTTCGGAATCCTGTCCGACAAGATCGGCCGCCGGCGCGTTGTCTCGCTGATCACCGGCGCGCTGATCCTCTTCCCGGCACCGGCCTTCATGCTCCTGACCACCGGTTCCCCCGTGGCGATCGTGATGGTGATCATCATCGGCTTCATGCTGGCCTGCCAGGGTGTGGTGGGTGTGCACATGAGCTACTTCCCGGAGATCTTCGGCAGCCGCTACCGCTACGCTGGCGTCACCCTGGGCCGTGAGTTCTCCTCGATCATTGGCGGCGGCGTCGCACCCATGATCTGCGCCGGACTGCTGGGTCTCTTCAGCAACTCCTGGATCCCGGTGGCCGTCTACATGTCGCTCACCATGCTCGTCAGCTTCATCGCCACCCGGCTCTCCCCGGAGACCCTCAACCGCGATCTCACAGATCCGGAGGACGCCCGCCGGGACGGCGGTGTGGTCGCCACCCCTTCCGCGGCGGCTGAGCTGGCAGCCGCCCGCACTGCGAAGTAA
- a CDS encoding NAD(P)-dependent alcohol dehydrogenase: MTTQAIPATNTAGLPTGTQAAVLHGARDLRIEHKPLPALGPNDLLVEMRSGGICGSDMHYFADGRNGTNVLRQPTVLGHEGAGVVIAAGPAAKVAAGTPVAIEPALPCRECPTCLSGRYNLCPAGTCFGSPPTDGLFARHVVVPEAAVHRLPASIPAEIGAAIEPLAVAVWAVERAQIRRGHRVLITGAGPIGLLVAQVAAARGAAEIVVTDVNDDRLAVATKFGATRTVNTAATPLDLAGMDRLIECSGNTRALADGIQTLAPAARATVVGQAKPTVDGIPLGFLQRYEIDLVTAFRYANAFPTAIDLASSGTVDLRSIITSTFPLEDAAAALTAPVTDPTNLKVLITY; the protein is encoded by the coding sequence ATGACTACCCAAGCCATTCCGGCAACGAACACTGCCGGGCTCCCCACCGGCACACAGGCAGCCGTGCTGCACGGTGCCCGCGACCTGCGCATCGAACACAAGCCGCTGCCTGCCCTCGGCCCCAACGACCTACTTGTCGAGATGCGGTCCGGCGGGATCTGCGGCTCGGACATGCACTATTTCGCCGACGGCCGCAACGGCACCAACGTGCTGCGCCAGCCCACCGTCCTGGGCCACGAAGGAGCGGGCGTCGTCATCGCCGCCGGGCCGGCCGCGAAAGTCGCCGCCGGCACCCCCGTCGCCATCGAACCGGCGCTGCCCTGCCGGGAATGCCCCACCTGCCTGTCCGGGCGCTACAATCTCTGCCCGGCCGGAACCTGCTTCGGTTCCCCGCCCACCGACGGGCTGTTCGCCCGCCACGTGGTGGTGCCGGAAGCCGCCGTCCATCGGCTGCCGGCCAGCATCCCGGCGGAAATCGGGGCAGCGATCGAACCGCTCGCCGTCGCCGTCTGGGCGGTGGAACGCGCGCAGATCCGGAGGGGCCACCGCGTGCTGATCACCGGTGCCGGACCCATCGGGCTGCTGGTTGCCCAGGTCGCCGCAGCCCGGGGTGCCGCGGAAATCGTGGTGACCGACGTGAACGACGACCGCCTCGCCGTCGCCACGAAGTTCGGCGCCACCCGCACGGTCAACACGGCAGCCACTCCACTGGACCTGGCGGGCATGGACCGGCTGATCGAATGCTCCGGCAACACCCGGGCCCTCGCAGACGGCATCCAGACCCTGGCACCCGCAGCCCGGGCCACCGTCGTCGGCCAGGCCAAGCCCACGGTGGACGGCATCCCACTCGGGTTCCTCCAGCGCTACGAGATCGACCTCGTCACCGCATTCCGCTACGCCAACGCGTTCCCGACGGCGATCGACCTCGCCTCCTCCGGCACTGTGGACCTGCGGTCCATCATCACCAGCACATTCCCGCTCGAAGACGCCGCCGCCGCCCTCACGGCACCGGTGACCGACCCCACCAACCTCAAAGTACTCATCACCTACTGA
- a CDS encoding mannitol dehydrogenase family protein, protein MTSIPPLSAAMPGILRRAAAPAAGIVHLGLGNFHRAHQAVYTDAAVAAHGGDWGIIGVASRSSAIPDAMHAQDMLYTVVEISPEGSKFSVPRVHTDAFTAAASPERVVKAIGEAGTRIVSLTVTENGYNYTPATGSLNLQDPAIRHDLEHPGAPKTPIGQIVRGLQHRSRSHGEPVTILSCDNLADNGHHTQRLVREFASLLPPAEAAETLAFIDTRTSFPSSMVDRIVPATTDHYRRLVASERGYHDRIPVPAEPFTMWIVEDNFIAGRPTWEAGGAVFSDEVAGYEQLKVRLLNGTHSLIAYLGALTGAVTIPESVSHPNIELAARSVLRNEYLPSVSVPSGVDVDAYEEQLFSRWRNTALGHRTSQVGSDGSVKLRQRIPLPALQMLDDGRMPQLLALTTAAYLACIAPLPGFDPGPQAHAMEDPARSLLAGLASGSRSGADLARKVLGDHHLLGDELAERDDFILRTGEFIDIIHAAGPLAAIAEASTALDHAASLQTIRSTP, encoded by the coding sequence ATGACCTCCATTCCCCCGCTGTCCGCGGCCATGCCCGGCATCCTCCGGCGGGCCGCAGCACCCGCCGCCGGGATCGTGCACCTGGGCCTCGGCAACTTCCACCGCGCTCACCAGGCCGTCTACACCGATGCCGCAGTCGCTGCCCACGGCGGCGACTGGGGAATCATCGGCGTCGCCAGCCGGTCCAGCGCCATCCCGGACGCAATGCACGCCCAGGACATGCTCTACACAGTGGTGGAAATTTCACCGGAGGGCTCCAAGTTCTCCGTTCCGCGGGTCCACACGGACGCCTTCACGGCCGCCGCCAGCCCGGAGCGCGTAGTCAAGGCGATTGGCGAGGCCGGGACCCGGATCGTCTCCCTCACGGTCACCGAGAACGGCTACAACTACACCCCCGCCACCGGCTCGCTGAACCTGCAGGACCCCGCCATCCGGCACGACCTCGAGCACCCCGGCGCCCCGAAGACGCCGATCGGGCAGATCGTCCGCGGGCTGCAGCACCGGTCCCGGAGCCACGGCGAACCGGTGACCATCCTCAGCTGCGACAACCTCGCCGACAACGGCCACCACACGCAGCGGCTGGTCCGCGAATTCGCCTCGCTGCTCCCGCCCGCCGAAGCCGCCGAGACCCTCGCGTTCATCGACACCCGCACCAGTTTCCCCTCCTCGATGGTGGACCGGATCGTGCCGGCCACCACGGACCACTACCGCAGACTGGTCGCATCCGAGCGCGGCTACCACGACCGGATCCCGGTGCCGGCCGAACCGTTCACCATGTGGATCGTCGAGGACAACTTCATCGCCGGGCGCCCCACGTGGGAAGCCGGCGGCGCGGTGTTCTCCGATGAAGTAGCCGGCTACGAGCAGCTGAAGGTCCGCCTGCTCAACGGCACGCACTCCCTCATCGCCTACCTCGGAGCCCTCACCGGCGCCGTCACCATCCCGGAATCCGTCTCACACCCGAACATCGAACTGGCCGCCCGCTCCGTCCTGCGGAACGAGTACCTGCCCAGCGTCTCGGTGCCATCCGGCGTAGACGTGGACGCCTATGAGGAACAGCTCTTCTCCCGCTGGCGCAACACGGCCCTGGGCCACCGCACCAGCCAGGTGGGCTCCGACGGGTCCGTCAAACTCCGGCAGCGCATCCCGCTGCCGGCACTGCAGATGCTCGACGACGGTCGGATGCCACAGCTGCTGGCCCTCACCACCGCCGCGTATCTCGCATGCATCGCCCCGCTGCCCGGGTTCGATCCGGGCCCCCAGGCCCACGCCATGGAGGACCCGGCCCGCAGCCTGCTCGCCGGTCTGGCCTCCGGCTCCCGCTCGGGCGCCGACCTCGCGCGGAAAGTTCTCGGCGACCACCACCTCCTCGGCGACGAACTGGCCGAACGCGACGACTTCATCCTGCGCACCGGCGAGTTCATCGACATCATCCATGCGGCAGGCCCGCTGGCAGCCATCGCAGAAGCCAGCACCGCCCTGGATCACGCCGCCTCCCTTCAAACCATACGGAGCACGCCATGA
- the manD gene encoding D-mannonate dehydratase ManD produces the protein MTRKIVDVDVLVTSPSRNFVTLKITTDDGITGWGDATLNGRELSVASYLRDHLAPALLGRDADRIEDTWQYFYRGAYWRRGPVTMAAIGAIDLALWDIKGKALDVPVYQLLGGAARDKILTYTHATGWDVPELLDSVDRRREQGFRAVRAQSGVPGLDKVYGVTKGAASYEPAGRGAGPVEEDWDTSAYLRHAPKVLSAVREHVGPDLKLLHDVHHRLNPTEAARLARSLEDVDLFWLEDVTPAENQRLLRTLRQQTTIPLAIGEVFNTVWDCEHLITERLIDFIRTAVVHAGGISHVRKILALAEVYQIKGAPHGPSDVSPINLSASLHLGLATSNFAIQEYMGYDPLVSEVFQSSFRFEDGYLHPGDEPGLGVHVDEDAAARFPYKQAYLPIARELDGSMKDW, from the coding sequence ATGACCCGAAAAATCGTCGACGTCGACGTCCTCGTCACCAGTCCCAGCCGCAATTTTGTCACCCTGAAGATCACCACCGACGACGGGATTACCGGCTGGGGCGACGCCACCCTGAACGGCCGCGAACTGTCCGTGGCCAGCTACCTCCGCGACCACCTCGCCCCTGCCCTGCTGGGCCGGGACGCGGACCGGATCGAAGACACCTGGCAGTACTTTTACCGCGGCGCCTACTGGCGCCGCGGACCGGTGACCATGGCGGCCATCGGCGCAATCGACCTGGCACTGTGGGACATTAAGGGCAAAGCGCTGGACGTCCCCGTCTACCAGCTGCTGGGCGGCGCCGCCCGGGACAAGATCCTCACCTACACCCACGCCACCGGCTGGGACGTCCCGGAACTCCTCGACTCCGTGGACCGTCGCCGCGAGCAGGGCTTCCGCGCCGTACGCGCCCAATCCGGCGTGCCCGGGCTGGACAAGGTCTACGGCGTCACCAAGGGCGCCGCCAGCTACGAACCGGCAGGCCGCGGCGCCGGACCCGTCGAAGAGGACTGGGACACCTCCGCCTACCTCCGCCACGCCCCGAAGGTCCTGTCCGCCGTCCGCGAGCACGTGGGCCCGGACCTCAAGCTCCTCCACGACGTCCACCACCGGCTCAACCCCACCGAAGCCGCCCGGCTGGCCCGCTCACTCGAGGACGTTGACCTGTTCTGGCTCGAGGACGTCACCCCTGCAGAAAACCAGCGGCTCCTGCGCACGCTGCGGCAGCAGACCACCATCCCTCTGGCCATCGGCGAGGTCTTCAATACGGTTTGGGACTGCGAACACCTCATCACCGAACGCCTCATCGACTTCATCCGCACGGCCGTCGTCCATGCCGGAGGCATCTCGCACGTCCGCAAGATCCTCGCCCTCGCCGAGGTCTACCAGATCAAGGGCGCGCCGCACGGGCCTTCCGATGTCTCCCCGATCAACCTCTCTGCCTCGCTCCACCTCGGCCTGGCCACCAGCAACTTCGCCATCCAGGAATACATGGGCTACGACCCCCTGGTGTCCGAGGTCTTCCAGTCCAGCTTCCGCTTCGAGGACGGCTACCTCCACCCCGGCGACGAGCCCGGCCTCGGCGTGCACGTGGACGAGGACGCTGCCGCCCGGTTCCCCTACAAGCAGGCCTACCTGCCCATCGCCCGCGAGCTCGACGGCTCCATGAAGGACTGGTGA
- a CDS encoding 2-hydroxyacid dehydrogenase has translation MRIVIADPNLMPQRAVFEAALPEGTITSWHDSWNEHSVLTDLKDADVYVGPKFTAAMGAKAGNLRLVHVGGAGYDGIDADALPAGAVCANTFHHEGSIAEHIATVLVALRRNLLGQDAALRTGVWSSSVYSPDIRQPETLRGAVVTFLGFGHIGSASWKLLQAFGAEGIAITRSGSVNAGEHGLRWTGATDRLGEALSESDVLVVSIPLDAGTTSLIGAAELDNLGPDGQLVNVARGPVVDETALYEALKDRRIAGAAIDVWYQYPGTDGRGEPSSLPFGRLDNVIMTPHSSGVTAETFRGRAREIAENITRLSANQPLKNVVISR, from the coding sequence ATGAGAATCGTCATCGCAGACCCCAACCTGATGCCCCAGCGCGCCGTCTTCGAGGCGGCGCTGCCGGAAGGCACCATCACCTCCTGGCACGACAGCTGGAACGAGCACTCCGTGCTGACCGACCTCAAGGACGCCGACGTCTATGTCGGGCCCAAGTTCACCGCCGCCATGGGCGCGAAGGCAGGGAACCTCCGGCTGGTGCACGTGGGCGGTGCCGGCTATGACGGCATCGATGCGGACGCCCTGCCCGCCGGGGCCGTATGCGCCAACACCTTCCACCACGAAGGCTCCATCGCCGAACACATCGCCACCGTGCTCGTGGCCCTCCGCCGTAACCTGCTGGGCCAGGACGCCGCACTGCGCACCGGCGTGTGGTCCTCCTCGGTCTACTCCCCCGACATCCGCCAGCCCGAGACACTGCGCGGCGCGGTGGTCACCTTCCTCGGCTTCGGCCACATCGGCAGCGCCAGCTGGAAACTGCTCCAGGCCTTCGGCGCGGAAGGCATCGCCATCACCCGCAGCGGCTCCGTCAACGCCGGCGAGCACGGCCTGCGCTGGACCGGCGCCACGGATCGCCTGGGCGAGGCCCTCAGCGAATCCGACGTGCTCGTGGTCAGCATCCCGCTCGACGCCGGAACCACCTCACTGATCGGCGCGGCCGAACTGGACAACCTCGGCCCCGACGGCCAGCTCGTCAACGTGGCCCGCGGCCCCGTCGTCGACGAGACAGCACTTTACGAAGCCCTCAAGGACCGGCGGATCGCCGGCGCCGCCATCGACGTCTGGTACCAGTACCCGGGCACCGACGGCCGCGGCGAACCCTCGTCCCTGCCGTTCGGCCGGCTGGACAACGTCATCATGACCCCGCACTCCTCCGGCGTCACCGCCGAAACCTTCCGCGGCCGCGCCCGGGAGATCGCCGAAAACATCACCCGCCTGTCCGCGAACCAGCCACTGAAGAATGTAGTGATTTCCCGATGA
- a CDS encoding LacI family DNA-binding transcriptional regulator: MAAKLTDVAKLAGVSLATASRAFGDPGRLAAETRQKVMDAAAQLGYDVPGLNGSRTFGVVVPDISNAVFAALIKAIQDQAWHGRHRMVLADTGESSARERDHLAAFATGVDGIILCSPRLPSEQIHNLAGSAPLVVINGEADQAARVLMEAGEGIRQAVEHLHALGHRKLAYIPGPASSWANGQRLAAITRLCDEWGIELVTVGNQNATVDGGLAAAASVVASGATAVIAYNDLVAIGMLAGARTLGYHCPEDISVVGIDDLDIAAAAEPGLTSVRVPISRSGSLALELLLEQIAGKPTATEAVHLNSQLIVRGSTFAARNADQTLQGK, translated from the coding sequence ATGGCGGCAAAACTTACGGACGTCGCAAAGCTCGCTGGCGTCTCGCTCGCCACAGCGTCACGGGCGTTCGGCGACCCCGGCCGGCTCGCCGCCGAAACACGGCAGAAGGTCATGGACGCCGCCGCCCAGCTCGGGTATGACGTCCCAGGCCTCAACGGCAGCCGAACCTTCGGCGTCGTCGTCCCGGACATCTCCAACGCCGTGTTCGCCGCACTCATCAAGGCGATCCAGGACCAGGCCTGGCACGGACGCCACCGCATGGTCCTGGCGGACACCGGCGAATCCTCAGCCCGCGAGCGCGACCACCTTGCAGCGTTTGCCACCGGTGTGGACGGCATCATCCTCTGCTCTCCGCGGCTCCCGTCGGAGCAGATCCACAACCTCGCCGGCAGCGCGCCCCTCGTGGTCATCAACGGCGAGGCGGACCAGGCCGCCCGGGTACTGATGGAGGCCGGCGAAGGGATCCGGCAGGCCGTCGAACACCTGCACGCCCTCGGCCACCGCAAGCTTGCCTACATCCCCGGCCCGGCCTCCTCGTGGGCCAACGGCCAGCGCCTTGCAGCCATCACGCGCCTCTGCGACGAATGGGGCATCGAACTGGTCACCGTGGGCAACCAGAACGCCACGGTCGACGGCGGCCTGGCCGCCGCCGCCTCGGTGGTCGCCAGCGGTGCCACGGCCGTCATCGCCTACAACGACCTCGTGGCGATCGGCATGCTCGCCGGTGCCCGGACTCTCGGCTACCACTGCCCCGAGGACATCAGTGTGGTGGGCATCGACGACCTCGATATCGCCGCGGCCGCCGAACCCGGCCTCACCTCCGTCCGCGTCCCCATCAGCCGAAGCGGCTCCCTCGCCCTCGAACTCCTCCTCGAGCAGATCGCCGGCAAGCCCACCGCCACCGAGGCGGTCCACCTCAACTCGCAGCTCATCGTGCGCGGCTCCACCTTCGCCGCCCGCAACGCCGACCAGACCCTCCAGGGAAAGTAA